CGATGAAGCGATCAATGGGTAAAAAAATCACATAAATCAATAGTATTTGAAAAATGGGCGCAGAGGCAGCATATTTGACTTTACCGATTAACACCATGAAAAATTCAGCCCAGATCATACCTATTAGGCAAAAAGGAGTAGCAAGCATAATAAATACCAGTACTTGTTTTTGGATAAACTGAGTGGCAATGACGTATTTTTTTTCTTCAGTCCACTTGGCAATTCTTGGAAAAGCCGTTGTAGCAAAACTTCGGAGGGGTACTTCGGCCAGCTCTATAATTTTGAGCGGAAACTGGTACAAAGCTACCGCAGCTGGTCCTATAAAAATACCAATAAGAAATATGTCAGTGCTTTTGAGCAGATTGGTGCCTAGCATTGAGAACAAACTGTATTGCCCAAAATACACCAGTTTTTTCACATAACGTTTGCTTACATACGCAATGTAACGAATGCCATCCCAACCACTTATCAGCGTAAATATTCCTGCAATGGCCCGCACTGCAGTATGGGCAATCAAAATAGTGGTAAGGTCTAGAGAGCGGTGGTAGTTGAAAAGTATAAACAAGCCAAACCCCCCCGTAATGCACAATTGAATAATGACCATGCGTACATAGCGTTGCTTCGAATGGCTGATCCACAAACCCATATTTGACGGAAGCGTGACCCAAATCACAATTGGGTACCATTGAAAAAACAAGGTGAAGTTTTTGCTGGCGATGGGTTCGGCAAAAGCCCAGCCTGATAAAGCAATAAGCCCCGAAAACAAGGCCGTAGAAATGAGCCCAATCCACCACGATGAACCGGTGATTACTTTTTGAACTAAACCCTTGGAGTTTGACGCAAAATACTTGACCAATGCCTGGTAGATAAACCCCGCTCTGACCATTTCCATAAAGGTAAAAGCTGCTACATACAACAACCACACACCAAACTCATCAACTGGGAGCATGTGGGCAAGAAACATAAAGCTTAAGAAACCAATGCCTGCATTGAACAAATTGCCTCCCAATACCCATAAGTTATCTTTGATGTGTGAAAGTTTTGCCATATTAGTAGGTCTTCTGAAATTCAGTTTTTTTGCGTGCAATGATTTGATTGATTACCTTTGAAAGCTCTTCGGCGCGATTGTCCCACGAATTAGAGGCAGCAAAAGTAAGGCGTTTTTTGGTAGCCTGGGCAAATTCTTCTGGTTGTTTGATGTGTGCCGCCAATTGCTTGATGGCAGCCAAAAACTCATCGGGTTGGCTAGTGATAGATGCAATTTCCTTAAAGTCGTCTACTTGACCAAAATTGGTCATTACCACTGGCAAGCCTGCTGCCAGATACTCATTTATTTTGAGAGGATAAATACTTTGGGTAAAGCCATTGCTTACAAAAGGAATCAACCCAATGTCGAACTTTGCTACATAATCTGCCAGCTTTTCGGGCGATTGTGCGCCAAAAAACGTGACGTTACTGTAGTTTTTCAAACGATCTTTGCCTTGTGGGTAAATCTCTCGCCCCACAAAATGAAACTGGGCATCAGGCAACTGTTCTATACAGTGAGCCAATAGTTCGTAGTCGAGTCTATCGTCTATAGTGCCCAAGTATCCCACTGTCAAGGGTTTGTCAGTAGCATCAGCGGCTTGTTTTTGTGCATAGGCTTGCTGAAACAATTCCAGGTTTACCCCATTTTTCACCAAAAAACATTGATCATTGTAAGCTTTCTTGTTTTGCTGCAATTGTGCCGAGGTAGTAATGATGGCATCGGCTTTGGCGGCAAAGTCGGCTTCTACGCCTGTACCGTGTTTTTTACACCATTTGGCATGGCTTATTTCGTCATAGCAATAGTATAACAACAGTTTTTCGTTGAGTTTGCCCACTAAAGGCAAACCGTAGGTAGGGTTAAAAGCATTGACGACAATAGGGCTGTGCATATCGCGCGAACTCACTGCCCTTTGAATAGCTTTTCTGAGGATACGTGCGTTACGCTTAACAAAAAAATGATGAATTTTGCCAGAAGGCAACCAGTTTACAGGGTAGATAGGGGGAGCAGTTAAAACGTTTATTTCAGTATTATCTTCGAGCTTTATGGTACGCAATCGTTTGTTGATGCCCAAAATCCGTTTGACAGGAATACTGTTACCACGCAACATACCCGTGATGATGTCTTTATAAGTAAACTGATACTCAACGTAGATTACCCGGTTATGACGTGCCAGTACCGACATAATTTGTACGCTGGCTTTCATGTAATCGCCTTCCCAGGGAGACATTGCCAAACAAACGATATTTTTTCCTCGAATCATCTTGCTGTATGTTTTATGGATTGCGTATGAGTTGTATTCTTGGGTTAATTTATTTTCTTTTTAGATTTAAATTCAAGGCGAAAAGCTCGTTTTACCCACGCACGCAACGAATAAGGCGACTGCCCATAATCCCCTACTAACTCTTCAATGTAATGTGGCTTTACCCCATTCAATATCATCAAGTGTTTGACATCG
This window of the Microscilla marina ATCC 23134 genome carries:
- a CDS encoding oligosaccharide flippase family protein, whose translation is MAKLSHIKDNLWVLGGNLFNAGIGFLSFMFLAHMLPVDEFGVWLLYVAAFTFMEMVRAGFIYQALVKYFASNSKGLVQKVITGSSWWIGLISTALFSGLIALSGWAFAEPIASKNFTLFFQWYPIVIWVTLPSNMGLWISHSKQRYVRMVIIQLCITGGFGLFILFNYHRSLDLTTILIAHTAVRAIAGIFTLISGWDGIRYIAYVSKRYVKKLVYFGQYSLFSMLGTNLLKSTDIFLIGIFIGPAAVALYQFPLKIIELAEVPLRSFATTAFPRIAKWTEEKKYVIATQFIQKQVLVFIMLATPFCLIGMIWAEFFMVLIGKVKYAASAPIFQILLIYVIFLPIDRFIGIALDSLNRPQINTLKIGIMVAINIVGDYLVLSAGGSLVMVAGVTLINIAIGMGFGWYKIYKTLPIHDVRQLNAKQLFSLR
- a CDS encoding glycosyltransferase, which translates into the protein MIRGKNIVCLAMSPWEGDYMKASVQIMSVLARHNRVIYVEYQFTYKDIITGMLRGNSIPVKRILGINKRLRTIKLEDNTEINVLTAPPIYPVNWLPSGKIHHFFVKRNARILRKAIQRAVSSRDMHSPIVVNAFNPTYGLPLVGKLNEKLLLYYCYDEISHAKWCKKHGTGVEADFAAKADAIITTSAQLQQNKKAYNDQCFLVKNGVNLELFQQAYAQKQAADATDKPLTVGYLGTIDDRLDYELLAHCIEQLPDAQFHFVGREIYPQGKDRLKNYSNVTFFGAQSPEKLADYVAKFDIGLIPFVSNGFTQSIYPLKINEYLAAGLPVVMTNFGQVDDFKEIASITSQPDEFLAAIKQLAAHIKQPEEFAQATKKRLTFAASNSWDNRAEELSKVINQIIARKKTEFQKTY